The following proteins are co-located in the Komagataeibacter sp. FNDCF1 genome:
- a CDS encoding capsule biosynthesis protein produces the protein MNSDVYIPDGDNDHIPEAPLLTRLTHWFLQHWSFMIWVMLPTVLTMLYLVLIATPQYISEAHFVVRGRSGQSSISLSSILQSSGGGGGATSENTYVVQDYMLSRDAAELLIRQDKLLEIYARPEADFIARFPFFLFKNDFEHFYSYYQRHVLVEQDTETDISILKVRSFRAADSRMIARALLDASENLVNDINRRQRENLIRATSREVQETETKLREINQKLAEYRNTIALIDPLRQSVPMVSFVTNLQNMLTSTTMQLNQLRAAAPNSPLIAAYERQVAILTDQIKKSGSQITGSDQSLVPKITGYDDLMIQRELEQRILASNVASLEVAKQQANQQMIYVDEVAQPNEPDWPEYPRNMVVLFIVFMSFFSLYVMIKLLVASAREKNLE, from the coding sequence ATGAATTCCGATGTGTACATCCCCGATGGTGACAATGACCACATCCCTGAGGCACCTCTCCTGACAAGGCTCACGCACTGGTTCCTGCAGCACTGGTCCTTCATGATATGGGTCATGCTGCCTACGGTGCTGACGATGCTCTATCTCGTTCTCATCGCAACGCCACAATATATATCAGAGGCGCATTTCGTCGTACGCGGGCGATCGGGCCAGTCCAGCATTTCCCTGAGCAGCATCCTGCAGTCCAGCGGCGGCGGCGGCGGTGCGACATCGGAGAATACCTACGTTGTTCAGGATTACATGCTGTCACGTGATGCAGCCGAACTTCTTATCAGGCAGGACAAGCTGCTTGAAATCTATGCGCGGCCGGAAGCCGATTTCATAGCCCGGTTTCCTTTCTTCCTGTTCAAAAATGATTTTGAGCACTTTTATAGCTATTATCAACGTCATGTTCTGGTTGAACAGGACACGGAAACCGACATTTCCATTCTGAAGGTTCGCAGTTTCCGTGCTGCGGACTCCAGAATGATTGCCCGTGCGCTTCTGGATGCAAGTGAAAACCTGGTCAATGACATAAACCGGCGGCAACGCGAAAACCTGATCCGGGCAACATCGCGGGAAGTGCAGGAAACAGAAACCAAATTACGTGAGATCAACCAGAAACTGGCCGAATACCGTAATACCATTGCCCTGATCGATCCCTTGCGGCAGTCGGTGCCGATGGTCAGCTTCGTAACCAACCTGCAGAACATGCTGACTTCAACAACCATGCAGTTGAATCAGCTTCGGGCTGCCGCGCCCAATAGCCCGCTGATCGCGGCATATGAACGGCAGGTTGCCATTCTGACCGACCAGATCAAGAAATCCGGAAGCCAGATAACCGGATCCGATCAGTCTCTTGTACCCAAGATCACCGGGTATGATGATCTGATGATACAGCGTGAACTGGAACAGCGTATTCTGGCCAGTAACGTTGCATCGCTTGAAGTTGCCAAGCAGCAGGCGAATCAGCAGATGATCTATGTTGATGAAGTCGCACAGCCCAATGAACCGGACTGGCCGGAATATCCCCGCAATATGGTCGTGCTGTTCATTGTCTTCATGTCATTCTTCAGCCTGTACGTGATGATAAAGCTGCTTGTAGCCAGTGCCCGCGAAAAGAACCTGGAGTGA
- a CDS encoding FkbM family methyltransferase — MNHACFVPDMEKYINTIPIQTKRVDTIVKESGIGNIHVLVTDTEGHDDKVLSGYNFDNHRPMAVYMEHKHIRFDALRNVVNQMEGYNYKPIWMFEDILFVNNYLFSIPLVKNIFSMMEAMYRV; from the coding sequence ATGAACCATGCCTGTTTCGTGCCGGATATGGAGAAATACATAAACACTATTCCGATTCAGACGAAACGTGTTGATACCATCGTAAAGGAATCTGGGATCGGTAATATTCATGTGCTTGTAACCGATACAGAAGGCCATGACGATAAAGTGCTGTCTGGTTATAATTTTGATAACCATCGTCCCATGGCTGTATACATGGAACATAAGCATATCCGGTTTGATGCTTTGCGCAATGTTGTCAACCAGATGGAAGGTTATAACTACAAGCCTATCTGGATGTTCGAAGATATCCTTTTTGTAAATAACTATCTCTTTTCCATCCCGCTTGTAAAAAATATTTTTTCCATGATGGAAGCCATGTATCGCGTATAA
- a CDS encoding IS630 family transposase (programmed frameshift), whose product MAGAIALRTDYTASALRRLASRTRDANVARRLLSLAAVRDGASRGEAARIGGMDRQTLRDWVHRFNATGPDGLRDQWRNGSVCRLTADQLAELSALVTTGPDRARDGVVRWRRVDLQRVIEERFGVSYHERHVSTLLKRLGFSHVSARPRHPGQDPSVMDAFKKNFPTILSAHTGHLPKGRRIELWFQDEARIGQKNGLVRQWARRGTRPRQPADQRYENAWLFGAICPALGKAAGLVLPFTGTASMQLHIEEISRCVARGAHAVVLLDRAGWHTTPKLRLPRNVSLVFLPSRAPELNPVENIWQFLRANWLSNTVFSGIEHIIEAACTAWNNLTALPQTIRSIGLRNWAHIGQR is encoded by the exons ATGGCTGGTGCGATTGCTTTACGGACGGATTATACGGCTTCTGCGTTACGACGTCTGGCTTCTCGTACGCGGGATGCGAATGTTGCACGGCGCCTTTTGTCTCTGGCTGCGGTGCGCGATGGTGCCAGCCGTGGCGAAGCGGCGCGGATCGGCGGCATGGACCGGCAAACCCTGCGGGACTGGGTGCACCGGTTCAATGCTACGGGGCCGGATGGTTTGCGGGACCAATGGCGCAACGGGTCGGTCTGCCGCCTGACAGCGGACCAACTGGCAGAATTATCGGCGCTGGTCACGACAGGGCCTGACCGTGCCCGGGACGGTGTGGTGCGCTGGCGTCGGGTCGATCTTCAGCGGGTCATCGAAGAGCGTTTTGGCGTCTCCTATCACGAACGCCATGTCTCCACCCTGCTGAAGCGGCTTGGGTTCAGCCACGTCAGCGCGCGTCCGCGTCACCCCGGACAGGATCCATCCGTCATGGACGCGTTTA AAAAAAACTTCCCCACGATCCTGAGCGCCCACACCGGACATCTGCCCAAGGGCAGGCGGATTGAACTCTGGTTTCAGGACGAGGCCCGCATCGGGCAGAAGAACGGCCTTGTCCGACAATGGGCGCGGCGTGGCACCCGACCACGCCAGCCGGCCGACCAGCGCTACGAGAATGCCTGGCTGTTCGGGGCGATCTGCCCGGCACTTGGCAAGGCGGCAGGCCTGGTGCTGCCGTTTACCGGCACGGCCAGCATGCAACTGCATATCGAGGAAATCTCACGCTGCGTCGCACGCGGCGCCCATGCCGTCGTCCTGCTCGATCGTGCCGGCTGGCATACGACACCCAAACTCAGACTGCCGCGCAACGTCAGCCTGGTCTTCCTGCCGTCCCGCGCGCCCGAACTGAACCCGGTCGAGAATATCTGGCAGTTCCTCCGCGCCAACTGGCTGTCCAACACCGTGTTCAGTGGCATCGAACACATCATCGAAGCCGCATGCACCGCATGGAACAACCTCACCGCCCTGCCACAGACCATCCGATCCATCGGTCTCAGAAACTGGGCTCATATAGGTCAAAGGTGA
- a CDS encoding ABC transporter ATP-binding protein: MLRCIDIVKEFHVEKGIRRVLNKVNFQIERGEKLGILGRNGAGKSTLIKIIGGVDLPTSGRIEQNMSVSWPIAFGGAFQGSLSGLDNLRFICRIYNLDYQTTRKYVDDFAELGKQLLEPVKTYSSGMRARLAFALSVVIEFDCYLIDEVIMVGDARFVQRCREELFTKRADRALIIVSHDMNFIREICNRSAVIHQGKFIQFDSVQEGIDLYGSL; encoded by the coding sequence ATGTTACGTTGTATCGATATTGTTAAAGAATTCCACGTCGAGAAGGGTATCAGGCGTGTTCTGAACAAGGTAAATTTCCAGATAGAACGCGGAGAAAAGCTGGGTATCCTGGGCCGTAATGGCGCAGGCAAGTCGACACTTATCAAGATTATCGGGGGTGTGGATCTGCCAACTTCCGGCAGGATTGAACAGAATATGTCGGTGTCCTGGCCCATAGCTTTCGGCGGCGCCTTTCAGGGAAGCCTGAGCGGCCTGGATAACTTACGGTTTATCTGCCGGATTTATAATCTGGATTACCAGACAACGCGTAAGTATGTGGATGATTTTGCGGAACTGGGCAAGCAGCTACTTGAACCGGTCAAGACATATTCATCAGGCATGCGGGCACGCCTGGCATTTGCGCTGTCTGTTGTGATCGAGTTTGACTGTTACCTTATTGATGAAGTCATCATGGTGGGTGATGCCCGCTTTGTCCAGCGGTGCCGGGAGGAACTGTTCACCAAGCGGGCTGATCGCGCCCTGATTATTGTTTCTCATGACATGAACTTCATAAGAGAAATATGTAACAGAAGCGCCGTCATACATCAGGGAAAATTCATACAATTCGATAGTGTTCAGGAAGGCATAGATTTGTACGGATCTTTATAA
- a CDS encoding polysaccharide biosynthesis/export family protein codes for MLLCGCNALPDSGPTEYQVNRAQRGPKKNTMGYGIVQVSPELIALLDNEAPPRFSSLDADHPLTHPTHNDTVGPGDILQISIYEIGSGLFSPSSSSMAAASASGTNATPTPSTTASLPPVSVDGSGIIEIPFAGQIPVAGLTTSQVAQAVTDRLKQKSQAPQVVVRILSDIANSVMVYGNVRQPSRVPLTPNRERILDVIALAGGETHTEQADADYVVQLTRNGQVAEMPLQVIENDPDQNIVMQAGDRIQLTLRPRSYTVFGASGQVTQIQFRTPVLTMAQAISRAGGPIDTRADPNAVYLFRFENAGVLRHLGMAVDQNAATAPVVYQLDMMNPSNYFLAQKFRMQDRDLIYIANSSSNKFYKFFGLISTIIAPGITAAWIAK; via the coding sequence ATGCTTCTGTGCGGCTGCAATGCGCTGCCTGACAGCGGGCCGACGGAATATCAGGTGAACCGGGCGCAGCGGGGCCCGAAGAAGAACACGATGGGCTACGGGATTGTCCAGGTGAGTCCGGAACTCATAGCGCTTCTGGACAACGAGGCCCCGCCCCGCTTCAGCAGCCTTGATGCGGACCATCCGCTGACGCACCCGACGCACAACGACACGGTGGGGCCGGGCGACATCCTGCAGATCTCGATATACGAAATCGGCAGTGGCCTCTTCAGTCCCAGCAGCAGCAGCATGGCCGCGGCCAGCGCCAGTGGCACCAACGCCACGCCCACCCCGTCCACGACAGCCAGCCTGCCCCCCGTCAGCGTGGATGGGAGCGGCATCATCGAGATCCCCTTTGCCGGCCAGATCCCCGTGGCCGGCCTGACCACCAGCCAGGTCGCCCAGGCCGTCACGGACAGGCTGAAGCAGAAATCCCAGGCCCCGCAGGTCGTGGTCCGCATCCTTTCGGACATTGCCAACTCCGTCATGGTGTATGGCAATGTGCGCCAGCCCAGCCGGGTTCCTCTGACCCCCAACAGGGAACGCATCCTCGACGTCATCGCGCTGGCCGGGGGGGAGACGCATACCGAGCAGGCGGATGCGGATTACGTGGTGCAGCTGACACGCAACGGGCAGGTGGCCGAAATGCCGCTCCAGGTCATTGAAAACGATCCTGACCAGAATATCGTGATGCAGGCGGGCGACAGGATCCAGCTGACCCTGCGGCCGCGCAGCTATACGGTGTTCGGGGCCAGTGGCCAGGTCACCCAGATACAGTTCCGCACACCCGTGCTGACCATGGCGCAGGCCATATCGCGCGCGGGCGGGCCGATCGACACCCGGGCGGACCCCAATGCCGTCTATCTTTTCCGCTTCGAGAATGCCGGTGTCCTGCGCCACCTCGGCATGGCGGTCGACCAGAACGCAGCCACGGCGCCCGTCGTCTACCAACTGGACATGATGAACCCCAGCAACTACTTCCTGGCCCAGAAATTCAGGATGCAGGACAGGGACCTCATCTACATCGCCAATTCGTCCAGCAACAAGTTCTACAAGTTCTTTGGCCTGATCAGCACAATCATCGCACCAGGAATTACAGCAGCATGGATCGCCAAATGA
- a CDS encoding polysaccharide biosynthesis/export family protein codes for MGPARRPGRKATWLAAAGGALLLLGGCNSLPDSGPTESRVNQDQRDPKKNTVGYGIVQISPDLITLLQSEAPPLFSSLAGDETPAYGKNDRIGPGDILQVSIYEVGSALFSPTSMSTGMGGSTGATGGGTGSMSGTSTASHLPLLSVDGSGNIEIPFAGQIHVANMTTNQAADAILARLKQKSQAPQVLVRIASDIANSVMVYGGVRRPSRIMLTPNRERILDVIALAGGEEQQTHADEDYVVRLTRNSKIAELPLKVIENDPAQNIVMQPGDRVQLTFQPRSFSVFGATNHITQVQFTTPTLTMAEAVSRVGGPIDSRADPNAVYLFRFENADILRRLGMPVDNNASTAPVIYQLDMMNPSSYFLAQEFMMRDGDLIYVANSASNKFYKFFGLITTIISPGTSMGGIAR; via the coding sequence TTGGGTCCGGCCCGGCGTCCTGGCCGGAAGGCAACCTGGCTGGCCGCTGCCGGGGGGGCACTTCTGCTGCTGGGCGGCTGCAATTCGCTGCCTGACAGCGGGCCAACGGAATCCCGGGTCAATCAGGACCAGCGTGATCCTAAAAAAAACACTGTGGGATACGGGATTGTCCAGATCAGCCCAGATCTGATCACGCTGCTGCAAAGTGAGGCGCCACCGCTTTTCAGCAGTCTTGCGGGGGATGAGACACCCGCCTATGGCAAGAATGACAGGATCGGGCCCGGAGATATCCTTCAGGTCTCGATATATGAAGTTGGTAGCGCACTGTTCAGCCCCACCAGCATGAGTACGGGTATGGGCGGCAGCACGGGTGCGACCGGCGGCGGCACCGGTTCGATGTCCGGTACCTCCACGGCTTCACATCTGCCGCTCCTCAGCGTCGATGGCAGCGGCAATATCGAAATCCCCTTTGCCGGTCAGATCCATGTCGCCAACATGACCACCAATCAGGCCGCCGATGCCATTCTGGCCAGACTGAAGCAGAAATCCCAGGCGCCGCAGGTTCTGGTCCGGATTGCTTCCGACATTGCCAACTCCGTCATGGTGTATGGCGGGGTCCGCCGCCCAAGCCGGATCATGCTGACCCCGAACCGTGAACGCATCCTGGATGTCATCGCACTGGCAGGGGGCGAGGAGCAGCAGACCCATGCCGATGAAGACTATGTCGTCCGGCTGACACGGAACAGCAAGATTGCCGAACTGCCCCTCAAGGTCATTGAAAACGATCCCGCCCAGAACATTGTCATGCAGCCCGGAGATCGGGTCCAGCTTACGTTCCAGCCACGCAGCTTCAGTGTATTTGGCGCAACCAATCATATAACGCAGGTACAGTTTACAACCCCGACCCTGACAATGGCCGAGGCGGTTTCCCGCGTTGGTGGCCCGATCGATTCACGTGCCGACCCCAATGCCGTCTATCTTTTCCGCTTTGAAAATGCTGACATCCTGCGCCGGCTTGGTATGCCGGTTGATAATAATGCATCAACTGCACCAGTCATCTACCAGTTGGACATGATGAACCCAAGCAGCTACTTCCTGGCGCAGGAATTCATGATGCGGGACGGGGATCTCATTTATGTTGCCAATTCGGCAAGTAACAAATTCTATAAATTCTTTGGTCTGATCACGACCATCATTTCTCCCGGAACGTCGATGGGTGGCATCGCGAGATAA